The Mycobacteriales bacterium genome window below encodes:
- a CDS encoding response regulator transcription factor gives METLKVRRRVVFVDDHTAFVELLQFAFGGLDDLECVGTASSLVEAEAVVADRTPDIAMVDLMLGDDDGLELVSRLRAEHEDLVIVVSSARSDASTMASVAAAGGNGFAPKRGAFPELLSILRSARPGTMSIASSLETTPTLPITERLPVRLTDREAEVLAHIARGTSVAVIAGILNVTLSTCRTYVRGVHSKLGVRTQLEAVLKARAIGLLGPADQQ, from the coding sequence GTGGAAACACTGAAGGTCCGGCGCCGGGTCGTCTTCGTCGACGACCACACGGCGTTCGTGGAGCTGCTGCAGTTCGCGTTCGGCGGGCTGGACGACCTGGAGTGCGTCGGCACGGCAAGCTCGCTGGTCGAGGCGGAGGCGGTCGTCGCCGACCGGACGCCGGACATCGCGATGGTCGACCTCATGCTGGGCGACGACGACGGGCTGGAGCTGGTCAGCCGGCTGCGCGCAGAACATGAGGACCTGGTGATCGTGGTGTCCTCGGCCCGGTCCGACGCGTCCACGATGGCCTCGGTCGCGGCGGCGGGCGGCAACGGCTTCGCGCCGAAGCGGGGTGCGTTCCCGGAGTTGCTCTCGATCCTGCGTTCCGCCCGGCCCGGGACGATGTCGATCGCCTCGTCGCTCGAGACGACGCCCACGCTGCCGATCACCGAGCGGCTGCCGGTCCGGCTGACCGATCGGGAGGCCGAGGTGCTCGCGCACATAGCCCGGGGCACGTCCGTGGCGGTGATCGCCGGCATCCTGAACGTCACCCTGAGCACCTGCCGCACCTACGTCCGGGGCGTGCACAGCAAGCTCGGCGTCCGGACCCAGCTCGAGGCGGTGCTCAAAGCCCGCGCGATCGGCCTGCTCGGGCCGGCCGACCAGCAGTGA
- a CDS encoding SPFH domain-containing protein, translated as MLILAIGIPVVAVALIVLALSLRIVKQYELGVLFRLGRVLGVRPAGLTFIVPLVDVLHRVSLRIVTMPIQSQGIITRDNVSVDVSAVAYYRVVDAVKSVVAIENVAAAINQIAQTTLRKVVGQHTLDETLSETDRINVSIREILDVQTAEWGVLVTLVELKDIQLPDSMKRAMARQAEAEREKRAKIIAAEGESLAADALGAASDIMMAHPLALQLRNLQSLVEIGVDKNTTVVFPAPLMSTIGELGAFLARETAAVAAHTSPAGDPAPAGELPLLKIQVPTAPSNGDAVVAPRS; from the coding sequence ATGCTCATCCTTGCCATCGGTATCCCTGTCGTCGCCGTGGCGCTGATCGTCCTGGCGCTGTCGTTGCGCATCGTCAAGCAGTACGAGTTGGGCGTGCTCTTCCGGCTCGGCCGCGTTCTCGGCGTGCGCCCGGCCGGCCTGACCTTCATCGTCCCGCTGGTCGACGTGCTGCACCGGGTCAGCCTGCGGATCGTCACGATGCCGATCCAGTCGCAGGGGATCATCACCCGCGACAACGTCAGCGTGGACGTGTCCGCGGTCGCTTACTACCGGGTCGTCGACGCGGTGAAATCGGTGGTCGCCATCGAGAACGTCGCCGCCGCCATCAACCAGATCGCACAGACCACCCTGCGCAAGGTGGTCGGCCAGCACACGTTGGACGAGACGCTGTCGGAGACCGACCGGATCAACGTCAGCATCCGCGAGATTCTCGACGTCCAGACGGCCGAATGGGGGGTGCTGGTGACCCTGGTCGAGCTCAAGGACATCCAGCTACCCGACAGCATGAAGCGGGCCATGGCCCGGCAGGCCGAAGCCGAGCGGGAGAAGCGCGCGAAGATCATCGCCGCCGAAGGGGAATCGCTGGCCGCCGACGCGCTCGGTGCCGCCTCCGACATCATGATGGCCCACCCTCTCGCCCTGCAGCTGCGCAACCTGCAGAGCCTGGTCGAGATCGGCGTCGACAAGAACACCACCGTCGTCTTCCCCGCGCCGCTGATGAGCACCATCGGCGAACTCGGCGCCTTCCTCGCCCGGGAGACCGCCGCAGTCGCCGCGCACACCTCGCCGGCTGGCGACCCGGCCCCTGCCGGCGAACTGCCGCTGCTCAAGATCCAGGTTCCGACCGCGCCGTCCAACGGCGACGCAGTGGTCGCTCCGCGCTCCTGA
- a CDS encoding universal stress protein produces MKALVLGFGDLAGMLLGSVSQHGVQHAPCPVVVVPQ; encoded by the coding sequence ATGAAGGCTCTCGTCCTCGGATTCGGCGACCTCGCCGGGATGCTGCTCGGGTCGGTCAGCCAGCACGGTGTCCAGCACGCGCCGTGCCCGGTCGTCGTCGTCCCCCAGTAG
- a CDS encoding ATP-binding protein — MRAPAAARRTGWPRPSTWSTRRQATTALILVAAVSFALVGTVALVVAHRVARDAALSEGLRTAVGTGRVLLAPVIPAVLAGDRRATADLEADIARRRAEGTLIRVKVWRRDGTVIWSDDPTVVGRRFALGSRERAVFDEGRTFAEISSLTDPADADVRTGYRGLVKAYIPLRLEDGSAAALEMYFAENRVRVAEEEERVRLVVFSLAGLLVLAFAQLPVSIWLMRRISRAQRDRDRMRDTALASSERERRLLARSLHDGVVQELAGAAYVLGSREPAEPLSADTARTMDLVSTTLHQAVDDLRGMLVELHPDEVTNENLGDLVTAAATRACRRQHVSVSVALEEPLAPEILAFLYRSARECAINVAKHARAKTVDIALSSGTTGVRLVVRDDGVGIPQPPPRAEGHLGLTLLSTTAAQLGGALEARGTGRGTTITIDLPVLSEHPVG; from the coding sequence GTGAGAGCCCCGGCGGCGGCCCGCCGTACGGGATGGCCGCGGCCGTCGACCTGGTCGACCCGGCGCCAGGCCACCACCGCGCTGATCCTGGTCGCCGCCGTCTCCTTCGCCCTCGTCGGCACCGTCGCGCTGGTCGTCGCGCACCGGGTGGCCCGCGACGCCGCGCTGTCGGAGGGGCTTCGTACCGCCGTCGGCACCGGGCGCGTCCTGCTGGCCCCCGTGATCCCCGCGGTGCTCGCCGGCGACCGGCGGGCGACCGCGGACCTGGAGGCCGACATCGCGCGACGGCGGGCCGAGGGGACGCTGATCCGGGTGAAGGTGTGGCGCCGGGACGGGACGGTGATCTGGTCGGACGACCCGACGGTCGTCGGCCGCCGGTTCGCGCTCGGTTCGCGGGAGCGGGCGGTGTTCGACGAGGGCCGCACCTTCGCCGAGATCTCCTCGCTGACCGATCCCGCCGACGCCGACGTCCGGACCGGCTACCGCGGCCTGGTCAAGGCGTACATCCCGCTTCGGCTGGAGGACGGCAGCGCGGCGGCACTGGAGATGTACTTCGCCGAGAACCGCGTCCGCGTGGCCGAGGAGGAGGAGCGGGTACGGCTGGTCGTGTTCTCGCTGGCCGGGCTGCTGGTGCTGGCCTTCGCGCAGCTGCCGGTCTCGATCTGGCTCATGCGCCGGATCAGCCGGGCCCAGCGCGACCGGGACCGGATGCGGGACACCGCCCTGGCCTCCTCGGAGCGGGAGCGCCGGCTGCTCGCCCGCAGCCTGCACGACGGGGTCGTCCAGGAGCTCGCCGGCGCCGCCTACGTCCTCGGCTCCCGGGAGCCGGCCGAGCCGCTGTCCGCCGACACGGCCCGGACGATGGACCTGGTCTCGACCACCCTGCACCAGGCCGTCGACGACCTGCGCGGGATGCTGGTCGAGCTGCACCCGGACGAGGTCACCAACGAGAACCTGGGCGACCTCGTCACCGCCGCCGCGACCCGGGCCTGCCGCCGGCAGCACGTCTCGGTGTCGGTCGCGCTCGAGGAGCCGCTGGCGCCCGAGATCCTCGCGTTCCTCTACCGGTCGGCGCGGGAGTGTGCGATCAACGTCGCCAAGCACGCCCGCGCGAAGACCGTCGACATCGCCCTCAGCAGCGGGACCACCGGCGTACGCCTGGTGGTCCGGGACGACGGCGTCGGCATCCCGCAGCCGCCGCCGCGCGCCGAGGGGCACCTCGGGCTGACCCTGCTGAGCACGACCGCGGCCCAGCTCGGCGGCGCCCTGGAGGCCCGCGGCACGGGCCGCGGCACGACGATCACCATCGACCTGCCGGTCCTGTCGGAGCACCCCGTGGGTTGA
- a CDS encoding 2-oxo acid dehydrogenase subunit E2 has translation MRPFPANRRLVTAAVRAGRRIMPMHGLLDVDVTTARRLLAESDPPLSTTAFVIASLGRAAAAHPEVHAYRDWRGRLVEHRHVDVQTLVEVPTEHGPFGLVHVVRDADLRGVAEISAELRAVKAGSAGGQLLDTVAPVLGLIPGLYRAMYAVMSRSRRVRLATGTVQVTAVGMFGGGGGFAIAPPTLASLVVVVGGLSRRPRAVDDRVEIRDVLDLTVTVDHNVVDGAPAARFGADLRELLQTAALLRDPAGLGSATHDQRETAT, from the coding sequence GTGCGACCGTTCCCGGCCAACCGCCGGCTGGTCACCGCCGCGGTGCGGGCCGGCCGTCGGATCATGCCCATGCACGGATTGCTCGACGTCGACGTCACCACCGCCCGGCGCCTGCTGGCCGAGAGCGACCCACCGCTGTCGACGACCGCCTTCGTCATCGCGTCCCTGGGCCGGGCGGCCGCGGCCCATCCGGAGGTGCACGCGTACCGGGATTGGCGCGGCCGCCTGGTCGAGCACCGGCACGTCGACGTGCAGACGCTGGTCGAGGTGCCTACCGAGCACGGACCATTCGGGCTCGTGCATGTGGTCCGGGACGCCGACCTTCGCGGCGTGGCCGAGATCAGCGCCGAACTGCGAGCGGTCAAGGCCGGCTCCGCGGGCGGTCAGCTGCTGGACACCGTCGCGCCCGTCCTGGGCCTGATCCCCGGCCTGTACCGGGCGATGTACGCGGTGATGAGCCGCTCGCGCCGGGTCCGTCTCGCCACCGGCACGGTCCAGGTGACCGCGGTCGGCATGTTCGGCGGCGGCGGCGGCTTCGCGATCGCGCCGCCGACGCTGGCCTCCCTGGTCGTGGTCGTCGGCGGGCTGAGCCGGCGACCCCGGGCGGTCGATGACCGAGTCGAGATCCGCGACGTCCTCGACCTCACCGTCACCGTCGACCACAACGTCGTCGACGGCGCACCCGCGGCCCGGTTCGGTGCCGACCTGCGAGAGCTCTTGCAGACCGCTGCACTACTGCGCGATCCAGCCGGCCTCGGTTCAGCGACACACGATCAACGGGAGACCGCGACCTGA